A section of the Girardinichthys multiradiatus isolate DD_20200921_A chromosome 5, DD_fGirMul_XY1, whole genome shotgun sequence genome encodes:
- the LOC124867946 gene encoding dnaJ homolog subfamily A member 3, mitochondrial-like has product MACSAIRLTARLFKASVSPGPSSSRLFVAPSRHGGVIQAEIWQLFRGGIAASLSSWAPSNVVTLSAQSGVKCPHGVNCRSFHSSFRLTNKQDFYEILGVARTASQKEIKKAYYQLAKKYHPDTNPDDPEAKEKFAKLAEAYEVLSDEVKRKRYDTYGANFDPSRTGAGNQQYYRAGGTTIDPEELFRKIFGEFAGSMGFGDINSMFDQRPEYVMELMFSEAAKGASKQLSVNLDDNCPRCDGMGNEPGTRASRCQYCNGTGVESISTGPFMMRSTCRRCGGKGTIINTPCALCRGSGQMKKKQTVTVPVPAGVENGQTVRMAVGTKEILITFRVQKSPVFRRNGADVHSDTFISIAQAILGGTATTQGLYETISIVIPSGCRADQVIRLQGKGIRRMNSYSYGDHYVHIKIKVPTKLTRSQRSLLLSYAEEETDVQGSVNGVDSSAGGGSSTTDSSTKSTSSEEETQNKQEEEGGFFSRLKKMFS; this is encoded by the exons ATGGCGTGCTCCGCTATCCGGCTGACAGCACGCCTGTTCAAAGCTTCAGTTTCTCCTGGACCTTCCAGCAGCCGCCTCTTCGTTGCTCCAAGCAGACATGGAGGAGTTATCCAAGCGGAAATCTGGCAGCTTTTCCGGGGAGGGATAGCGGCCAGCCTGAGCTCCTGGGCTCCCAGTAATGTGGTGACATTGAGCGCACAGTCAG GGGTGAAATGTCCCCATGGCGTGAACTGCCGCTCTTTCCACTCCAGCTTCAGACTCACAAACAAGCAGGACTTTTATGAGATCTTGGGTGTTGCCCGCACTGCTTCACAGAAGGAAATCAAGAAGGCTTACTATCAG TTGGCTAAAAAGTACCATCCAGACACAAACCCAGATGATCCGGAGGCCAAAGAGAAGTTTGCCAAGCTGGCTGAAGCCTATGAG GTGCTGAGTGATGAGGTGAAGAGAAAACGGTATGATACGTACGGAGCAAACTTTGACCCGAGCCGAACTGGAGCGGGCAATCAGCAATACTACAGGGCAGGAGGGACCACGATAGACCCTGAAGAGCTCTTTAGGAAGATTTTTGGGGAGTTTGCTGGCAGCATGGGATTTGGAGACATTAACAGCATGTTTGACCAGAGGCCTGAG TATGTGATGGAGCTCATGTTTTCTGAGGCAGCGAAGGGTGCCAGTAAACAGCTGAGTGTGAACCTCGATGACAACTGTCCAAGATGTGATGGGATGGGCAATGAGCCGGGCACCCGGGCGTCTCGGTGTCAGTACTGCAACGGCACCGGAGTG GAGTCGATCAGCACCGGTCCTTTCATGATGCGCAGCACGTGTCGGCGGTGCGGTGGGAAAGGGACCATCATAAACACACCCTGCGCACTGTGCCGAGGATCGGGccaaatgaaaaagaaacagacTGTGACGGTGCCGGTGCCGGCAG GTGTGGAAAATGGTCAAACTGTGCGCATGGCAGTAGGGACAAAAGAAATCCTTATAACATTTAGG GTCCAGAAAAGCCCAGTATTTAGACGGAATGGAGCAGACGTCCACTCGGATACTTTTATCTCTATAGCCCAGGCCATCCTTGGAGGCACAGCCACAACACAGGGCCTGTATGAAACCATCAGTATAGTG ATCCCCTCTGGATGTCGGGCTGATCAGGTAATCAGATTACAGGGGAAAGGCATTCGGAGGATGAACAGCTACAGTTATGGAGATCATTATGTTCACATCAAGATCAAAGTGCCGAC GAAGTTAACTAGAAGCCAGCGTTCTTTGTTGCTGAGCTATGCGGAGGAGGAGACGGATGTTCAGGGGTCTGTCAACGGTGTCGACTCTTCAGCAG GAGGGGGCAGCAGCACCACAGACTCCAGCACAAAGTCGACCTCATCTGAGGAGGAGACGCAGAACAAacaggaggaggaaggaggcTTCTTTTCCAgactaaagaaaatgtttagctAA
- the tmem187 gene encoding transmembrane protein 187 — MKSALLHVTMLFIFCIALANTNLFSEVEVDLTYEHYAEKRAENMPAFLAMPFNCLVNLAYIIMGLYWLLWHRGVKETERSCYIREVFALMAVFYASIQWTRLATLRRAPAVLDQWLTLPIFAWVPVWIDFIERAPGKWRAPHAAVFELCSLASYGLALAHERGFEVALGCHVTLALYRGVRVQLTRGDSRTVGYLLLAMVSCAGFVVLKLLDHWLARHWVFQRLTGHFWSKVCDVLQFHFSFCFLTALTDKAQSKPAAQRK, encoded by the coding sequence ATGAAGTCGGCTCTGCTTCATGTAACGATGCTCTTCATTTTCTGTATTGCTTTGGCGAACACGAACCTGTTCAGTGAAGTTGAAGTGGACTTGACTTACGAGCATTACGCAGAAAAAAGGGCTGAAAACATGCCTGCGTTCTTGGCGATGCCGTTCAACTGTCTGGTTAACTTGGCGTATATCATTATGGGACTGTACTGGCTGCTCTGGCACAGGGGCGTTAAGGAAACTGAGCGAAGCTGCTACATAAGAGAGGTCTTTGCCCTCATGGCTGTCTTTTACGCTTCAATACAGTGGACGCGCCTGGCAACGCTGCGGCGCGCTCCCGCCGTGCTGGACCAGTGGCTCACCTTGCCGATCTTCGCGTGGGTTCCTGTATGGATTGACTTCATAGAACGCGCGCCGGGGAAATGGCGCGCGCCGCACGCGGCAGTGTTTGAATTGTGCTCCCTCGCCAGTTACGGCCTGGCGCTCGCGCACGAGCGAGGCTTCGAGGTGGCGTTGGGGTGTCACGTGACGCTGGCATTGTATAGAGGAGTCCGCGTGCAGCTGACGCGCGGGGACAGCCGCACAGTGGGCTATCTTCTGCTGGCTATGGTGTCCTGTGCGGGATTCGTGGTGCTGAAGCTGCTGGATCACTGGCTCGCTCGGCACTGGGTCTTCCAGAGGCTCACGGGACACTTCTGGTCCAAAGTGTGTGACGTGCTGCAGTTCCACTTCAGCTTTTGTTTCCTGACTGCTTTAACGGACAAGGCACAGAGTAAACCTGCGGCACAGCGGAAGTGA